One genomic segment of Paenibacillus durus includes these proteins:
- a CDS encoding glycoside hydrolase family 32 protein: protein MSTKSYSETFRPQFHYSPEANWLNDPNGLVWYEGEYHLFYQHHPHSAVWGPMHWGHAVSKDLVYWEELPIALLPDHNGAIFSGSAVVDWHDTTGFFNGGSGLVAVFTHHDTQTPSGVPRQSQSLAYSTDKGRTWTVYEGNPVLEDERHVDYRDPKVFWDGERERWAMVLAVGQRILFYHSPDLIHWSFGSEFGASEGSHDGVWECPDLFRLPVDGGGGESKWVLIVSIGPNDELAEGSRTQYFVGEYDGVSFVNDNQPDTVLWMDHGRDNYAGVTWSDVPPQDGRRLLIGWMNNWKYANLLPTDTWRGAMTLPRELGLAASEDGVRLRQMPVQELEALREKEFRIEPAVINAGDGNVLQDIHGSVLEIEAEIKLTGAPLFGFRIHSSSAEGTVIGYDASRSYLFIDRRNAGISDFHPDFSCEHGADLKPSGDMIKLRIFADHSSVEVFAGDGRVALTDQVFPDPEHQELELYVQEGSIEIISLRVYGLKSIWDSSK, encoded by the coding sequence GTGTCTACAAAATCATACAGTGAAACGTTCCGCCCGCAATTTCATTATTCGCCGGAGGCGAATTGGCTGAATGATCCCAACGGATTGGTATGGTATGAGGGAGAATATCATCTGTTCTATCAGCATCATCCCCATAGCGCGGTGTGGGGCCCCATGCACTGGGGTCATGCGGTAAGCAAGGACCTGGTCTACTGGGAAGAGCTCCCTATTGCGCTCTTGCCCGATCATAACGGGGCGATCTTCTCGGGAAGCGCGGTTGTGGACTGGCATGATACCACAGGCTTTTTTAATGGAGGCTCCGGCCTGGTGGCGGTATTCACTCATCATGATACGCAGACTCCAAGCGGAGTGCCGCGCCAGAGTCAGAGCCTCGCTTACAGCACGGACAAGGGAAGAACCTGGACGGTGTATGAAGGCAATCCGGTTCTGGAGGATGAGCGGCATGTGGATTACCGCGATCCGAAAGTGTTCTGGGACGGTGAACGTGAACGGTGGGCGATGGTGCTCGCCGTAGGGCAGCGCATTTTGTTCTACCATTCGCCTGATCTGATTCATTGGTCCTTCGGCAGCGAATTCGGCGCGTCGGAAGGCTCGCATGACGGGGTTTGGGAATGTCCTGATCTGTTCAGACTCCCGGTCGATGGTGGCGGCGGTGAATCCAAGTGGGTGCTTATCGTCAGCATTGGACCGAATGATGAACTGGCGGAAGGTTCCCGTACTCAGTATTTTGTTGGTGAATACGACGGCGTCTCCTTTGTGAACGACAACCAGCCGGATACCGTGCTGTGGATGGATCACGGCAGAGACAATTATGCCGGGGTAACCTGGTCTGACGTTCCTCCGCAGGATGGGAGAAGGCTGTTAATCGGCTGGATGAACAACTGGAAGTACGCTAATCTGCTGCCGACGGACACGTGGAGAGGCGCGATGACGCTGCCAAGGGAGCTTGGGCTTGCGGCGAGCGAAGACGGCGTTCGTCTGCGCCAGATGCCAGTACAGGAGCTTGAGGCGCTGAGAGAAAAGGAATTTCGGATTGAACCTGCGGTGATCAATGCCGGGGACGGTAATGTTTTGCAAGATATTCATGGAAGTGTGCTGGAAATTGAAGCGGAAATCAAGCTTACGGGCGCGCCCTTGTTCGGCTTTCGGATTCATAGCTCCAGCGCGGAGGGAACGGTTATCGGTTATGATGCGAGCCGCAGCTATCTGTTCATTGACCGCAGAAATGCCGGTATATCGGACTTTCATCCTGATTTCTCCTGCGAGCACGGAGCGGACCTGAAGCCCTCCGGCGATATGATCAAGCTTCGGATATTTGCCGACCATTCCTCTGTTGAAGTGTTCGCGGGCGACGGGCGTGTTGCGCTGACGGACCAGGTTTTTCCGGACCCGGAGCATCAGGAGCTGGAGCTGTACGTTCAAGAGGGAAGCATTGAAATCATCTCTTTGCGCGTATATGGCTTGAAATCCATTTGGGACTCTTCAAAATAA